Proteins encoded within one genomic window of Macrobrachium nipponense isolate FS-2020 chromosome 8, ASM1510439v2, whole genome shotgun sequence:
- the LOC135223170 gene encoding uncharacterized protein LOC135223170 — MHKVKLPSLSLPEFEGTDGEWPPFWDVFESNVHSRPDLRAVDKFITLKGCLKGEALTLIRNILVTNENYLDAIDLLKKTYANPEKIISSLICQLAGLPKPSADLDSLRGFWTKLEQYAIHCTKILPRRMISDNATNFKTGSSLIQSLYDDTDVQSTLTRENCKWTFITPRAPHQGGFYERMVGSVKSALKKAIFKKRINSDELNTIVTEIERRINNRPLTYVDATSPDTVDALTPSHLLCGYRLNSLPLP, encoded by the exons ATGCATAAGGTTAAGTTGCCGTCTTTATCACTACCAGAATTTGAAGGGACCGATGGAGAATGGCCCCCTTTTTGGGATGTTTTCGAGTCTAACGTTCACTCTCGTCCAGACTTGAGAGCTGTTGACAAATTTATTACCCTGAAGGGATGTTTGAAGGGTGAAGCTCTAACTCTGATTAGAAATATTCTTGTCACGAATGAAAACTATTTAGACGCCATTGACCTGTTGAAGAAAACTTATGCTAATCCAGAGAAAATAATCTCATCTCTAATTTGTCAACTAGCAGGCCTGCCTAAACCTTCTGCAGACCTGGATTCACTACGTGGCTTCTGGACTAAACTTGAACAATAT GCGATTCACTGCACGAAGATCTTGCCTCGTCGAATGATTTCTGACAACGCCACTAACTTCAAAACTGGTTCTTCCTTGATTCAGTCCTTGTATGATGACACTGACGTACAGTCCACACTGACTAGGGAAAATTGTAAATGGACATTCATCACACCTAGGGCACCCCATCAAGGAGGCTTCTATGAGAGGATGGTTGGCAGTGTGAAATCAGCACTTAAGAAAGCTATATTCAAGAAGAGGATTAATTCTGATGAACTGAATACCATTGTCACTGAGATAGAGCGTCGTATTAACAATAGACCTCTTACATATGTGGATGCTACATCTCCAGATACCGTCGATGCCCTTACCCCTTCCCACCTGTTGTGTGGCTACCGGTTAAACTCGTTACCACTACCATAG